One Nitrospinota bacterium genomic region harbors:
- a CDS encoding YHS domain-containing protein — MIVILRLIIVLIILWLALGFLKNMAVKLREILKKRAYGKGGQIADMVKDPVCGSYVAVEHAVRVTKDGVEYYFCSKECSEKYL; from the coding sequence ATGATAGTTATCCTGCGGCTTATAATTGTCCTGATAATCCTCTGGCTTGCGCTCGGATTCCTCAAAAATATGGCGGTTAAACTACGCGAGATTCTAAAGAAAAGGGCGTATGGAAAAGGGGGGCAGATCGCCGACATGGTGAAGGATCCGGTCTGCGGTTCCTATGTGGCGGTTGAGCATGCAGTCAGGGTCACAAAAGACGGGGTCGAATACTATTTTTGTTCAAAGGAATGCAGTGAAAAATATTTGTGA
- a CDS encoding ArsB/NhaD family transporter, with protein sequence MKIQVEPRLSFSVFPLLILFISILAVPNSSFAKEQTVSKNMKPDEHLIISGMVEDPHGKPVPEAVVRIFINGNEYGAGESEGGVIHTSNQGTFHIDLPLYKGEVYDSQIELEISKNSFRKIEKFHVKDVQMAGKSDDEKPRYLFEKTFQMTHDAGPAYFIAAIILVLVYIFIAFDIIHRTLAAMLGATLLLFISYTLGTFFPEYFVLSFENAIGFVDFNVIFLLMGMMIIVGIMKETGIFQWLAYKSFQYSKGSVFGLTVILMAVTAVTSAFLDNVTTMLLLTPVTIEIALVINVSPVSLLIPLVLASNIGGTATLIGDPPNIMIGSYAHLTFNDFLINLTPVVVIVFVIQVVMMKIIYGREYEKARIVDLEQLTERLSKEYRIRDKRLLSISGVILAGVIALFIAHGALHMEPGIAAITGAAFLLLFSGVNIVHPLEKDVEWSTLIFFIMLFIIVGACEETGLIQAIADQVIVMSQGSLVIAIILVLWVSAITSALIDNIPFTATMLPVVAHLTQTLPGADSTILWWALAFGACFGGNGSLIGASANVVTAGLSEKAGYPISFLGFAKIGFPVMVMSMIVATLWLVFVEM encoded by the coding sequence ATGAAAATTCAAGTGGAACCGAGGCTCTCCTTTTCTGTTTTTCCTCTTCTCATCTTGTTCATTTCTATATTAGCAGTACCGAATTCCTCTTTCGCCAAGGAACAAACCGTATCGAAAAACATGAAGCCGGACGAACACCTGATAATATCCGGGATGGTCGAGGATCCCCACGGCAAGCCGGTGCCGGAAGCGGTAGTCAGGATATTTATAAATGGAAACGAGTATGGCGCCGGTGAGAGCGAAGGGGGAGTGATACATACATCCAACCAGGGTACTTTCCATATAGACCTTCCACTATACAAGGGGGAGGTTTACGATTCACAAATTGAACTCGAAATATCGAAAAACAGCTTCAGGAAAATCGAGAAATTCCATGTAAAAGATGTACAGATGGCTGGGAAGAGCGATGACGAGAAACCCCGCTATCTGTTTGAGAAAACATTCCAAATGACTCATGACGCCGGCCCCGCGTACTTTATTGCGGCAATAATCCTGGTGCTTGTATATATTTTCATAGCCTTCGACATAATCCACAGAACCCTGGCCGCGATGCTTGGTGCTACGCTCCTCCTTTTCATCTCCTATACGCTTGGAACCTTCTTCCCGGAATATTTTGTCCTGTCATTCGAGAATGCGATAGGTTTTGTAGATTTCAACGTGATATTCCTCCTGATGGGGATGATGATAATTGTAGGGATCATGAAAGAGACCGGGATTTTCCAGTGGCTAGCCTACAAATCTTTTCAATATTCTAAAGGCTCGGTATTCGGCCTTACAGTGATCCTGATGGCAGTAACGGCAGTTACATCGGCATTTCTCGACAATGTCACGACCATGCTCCTGCTGACCCCGGTGACAATTGAGATAGCCCTCGTTATCAATGTTAGCCCGGTCTCGCTCCTTATCCCTCTTGTCCTTGCCAGCAACATCGGCGGCACAGCAACATTGATAGGCGATCCACCGAACATAATGATCGGTTCCTATGCTCACCTTACCTTCAATGATTTCCTGATAAACCTCACACCTGTTGTAGTTATTGTTTTTGTGATTCAGGTAGTCATGATGAAGATCATTTACGGCAGGGAGTATGAGAAGGCGAGGATTGTCGATCTGGAACAGCTCACGGAAAGGCTTTCGAAAGAGTACCGGATAAGGGATAAAAGGCTCCTTTCGATTTCCGGGGTCATACTGGCCGGAGTCATCGCCCTTTTCATCGCACATGGTGCGCTTCATATGGAGCCGGGGATTGCCGCCATAACCGGCGCGGCCTTCCTTCTGCTCTTCAGCGGAGTGAACATTGTGCATCCGCTTGAAAAGGACGTTGAATGGTCCACCCTGATATTCTTTATAATGCTCTTCATAATAGTAGGCGCGTGCGAGGAGACCGGACTTATCCAGGCAATTGCCGACCAGGTAATAGTGATGTCGCAGGGTAGTCTGGTAATAGCAATAATTCTAGTTCTCTGGGTTTCGGCGATAACAAGCGCGCTTATCGATAACATTCCGTTTACCGCGACAATGTTGCCTGTCGTGGCTCACCTGACGCAGACATTGCCGGGTGCGGACTCCACCATCCTCTGGTGGGCATTGGCATTCGGAGCCTGTTTTGGCGGTAACGGCTCCTTGATAGGTGCCTCTGCGAACGTGGTAACCGCCGGACTCTCCGAAAAGGCGGGATACCCGATAAGTTTTCTCGGTTTTGCGAAGATCGGATTTCCAGTAATGGTAATGTCGATGATAGTGGCAACCTTATGGCTTGTTTTCGTCGAGATGTAG
- a CDS encoding universal stress protein — MVYKHVVCIVDGSKESEKAETRAAEIARDNGAELTYLFLEDTGFLSRRAPLTKGGGSLERGMDNIGRLLLGKAGERARKVGIPCREEILKGNETKMLIEKLPEMKADLLVASIAHAGLLFDIDRNDLDTKIEEIREKTGVDTLLF, encoded by the coding sequence GTGGTTTATAAGCATGTTGTCTGCATAGTGGACGGCTCGAAAGAGAGCGAAAAGGCGGAAACAAGAGCGGCTGAGATCGCCCGGGATAACGGAGCCGAACTCACCTACCTTTTTCTTGAGGATACAGGCTTTCTCTCAAGGAGGGCTCCTCTCACAAAGGGGGGTGGTTCCCTTGAAAGGGGGATGGATAATATCGGGAGACTGCTCCTTGGCAAGGCCGGGGAGAGAGCCAGGAAGGTCGGAATTCCATGCCGTGAAGAGATATTGAAGGGGAATGAAACCAAAATGCTGATAGAAAAACTGCCGGAGATGAAAGCCGACCTCCTTGTCGCGAGTATTGCGCACGCCGGTCTCCTTTTTGATATCGACAGGAACGATCTGGATACGAAAATTGAGGAAATACGGGAAAAGACTGGTGTGGATACCCTCCTGTTCTGA
- a CDS encoding ATP synthase F0 subunit B, whose translation MIEVNWTFFLQLANFLVLVYLLNRFLFKPIMENVEKRDEKLKALSEETAILNDKADKLLEEYEKSLEETKKSTHEMLHKARQDANAEQEKIIGKARAEFSVQVGKANEDIKKYAQTASEELKKEASAISKVMISKIVGEN comes from the coding sequence ATGATAGAAGTCAACTGGACCTTTTTCCTGCAACTGGCGAATTTTCTCGTCCTTGTTTATCTGCTGAACCGCTTCCTTTTCAAGCCGATCATGGAGAATGTGGAAAAGAGGGATGAAAAGCTCAAGGCGTTGAGTGAGGAAACGGCCATCCTGAATGATAAAGCCGACAAGCTTCTTGAGGAGTATGAGAAAAGCCTAGAAGAGACCAAGAAATCGACACATGAGATGCTCCACAAGGCAAGGCAGGATGCAAATGCCGAGCAGGAAAAGATCATAGGCAAGGCAAGAGCGGAGTTTTCGGTCCAGGTGGGGAAGGCCAACGAGGATATTAAGAAGTACGCCCAAACCGCCAGCGAGGAACTGAAAAAGGAAGCATCGGCCATTTCAAAAGTAATGATCTCAAAAATTGTAGGGGAAAATTAG
- the atpF gene encoding F0F1 ATP synthase subunit B gives MKRAAVFLWVMMPSIASASGGLHHAEEWILKRDGAWIFNFLILFAGIYWIMIKFIVPALKQRADDIADSITDLENAKSKAEARLKEFEKKASDFEMEKTRMKSDAAHQGERIKRDTIDEAKAQSERILKKAKEEINSEIARVKLRLKHETVELAVSVARDALSKSVKEKDHKKIVKEYLAEIEGGR, from the coding sequence GTGAAGCGAGCCGCTGTTTTTCTTTGGGTCATGATGCCCTCCATCGCCTCGGCTTCGGGTGGCCTGCATCATGCAGAAGAGTGGATACTGAAAAGGGATGGAGCCTGGATATTCAACTTTCTTATCCTGTTCGCCGGAATTTACTGGATCATGATCAAATTCATAGTCCCTGCGCTCAAGCAGAGGGCCGATGATATTGCCGATTCCATTACCGATCTGGAGAACGCCAAGAGCAAGGCGGAAGCAAGGCTTAAGGAGTTCGAAAAGAAGGCAAGCGATTTCGAGATGGAAAAGACAAGGATGAAAAGCGACGCGGCCCATCAGGGGGAGCGGATTAAAAGGGATACTATCGACGAAGCCAAGGCCCAAAGCGAGAGAATTCTGAAAAAGGCGAAGGAAGAGATAAATTCCGAGATCGCCCGTGTGAAGCTTCGCCTGAAACACGAAACGGTCGAATTGGCGGTCAGTGTCGCCAGGGACGCGCTTTCAAAGAGCGTCAAGGAGAAAGACCATAAGAAAATAGTAAAAGAGTATCTCGCCGAGATCGAGGGGGGGAGATGA
- the atpH gene encoding ATP synthase F1 subunit delta has protein sequence MKDKGTARRYASAILSCADNDKEIRGFGSELAQFSDAYRENSDLKKILLHPGIQIDSKKNVLADICKKLKFSKTVGQALIVILENGRMNLIVQISEIYTEMSAEKLGEVAVHVSSAHPLSSAENAEVEKLFSSITGKKAKVEVKVDELLIGGIVARVGSKVYDGSVSNQLKLMGIKLRQEA, from the coding sequence ATGAAAGATAAAGGAACAGCCCGAAGGTACGCGTCGGCAATTCTTTCCTGCGCCGACAACGACAAGGAGATAAGGGGTTTTGGAAGCGAGTTGGCCCAGTTCTCGGACGCTTACAGAGAAAATTCCGACCTGAAGAAGATCCTGTTGCACCCAGGCATACAGATAGATTCAAAGAAAAACGTATTGGCTGACATCTGCAAGAAGCTCAAATTCTCAAAAACAGTTGGTCAAGCTCTTATTGTAATACTTGAGAACGGGCGGATGAACCTGATAGTTCAGATATCCGAAATATACACTGAGATGTCCGCTGAAAAACTTGGCGAAGTGGCGGTGCATGTGTCATCGGCGCATCCCCTTTCAAGCGCGGAAAATGCCGAAGTGGAAAAACTGTTTTCTTCCATCACCGGCAAAAAGGCGAAGGTAGAAGTAAAGGTCGACGAATTGCTTATTGGGGGTATCGTCGCCCGTGTAGGTAGCAAGGTGTACGACGGCAGCGTCAGCAACCAGCTGAAGTTGATGGGAATTAAACTAAGACAGGAGGCTTAG
- the atpA gene encoding F0F1 ATP synthase subunit alpha, with protein MAISAQEISGIIKKQIEGFEKEVELKEVGTVISVGDGVARIYGMETAMAGELVEFSGGVTGMVMNLEEDSVGVVLFGNDTGVKEGDEVKRTGRVAEVPVGPELLGRVVDALGRPIDGKGPIKTDKFGAVEKIAPGVIERKSVHEPLQTGIMAIDSMIPVGRGQRELIIGDRQTGKTAIAIDTIINQKGLDVKCIYVGIGQKRSTIAQVHKKLEESGAMEYTTIVSATASEPAPLLYIAPFAGCAIGEWFMENGQHALIIYDDLSKQAAAYRQLSLLLRRPPGREAYPGDVFYLHSRLLERAAKLNDAKGAGSLTALPIIETQAGDVSAYIPTNVISITDGQIYLETDLFFSGVRPAVNVGLSVSRVGGAAQIKAMKKVAGTLRMSLAQYRELAAFAQFGSDLDAATQSQLNRGERLVEILKQKQYSPYPVERQVAVIYVASKGFLDDVATDKIQEFSAGFLDFLVNRFKTVLDDIREKKEISPDSEASLKKAVEEFKSRF; from the coding sequence GTGGCTATAAGTGCGCAGGAAATAAGTGGAATAATCAAGAAGCAGATCGAAGGCTTCGAAAAGGAAGTAGAGCTAAAAGAGGTAGGTACGGTCATATCCGTCGGTGACGGTGTTGCGAGGATCTACGGCATGGAAACCGCCATGGCCGGCGAGCTGGTCGAATTCTCGGGCGGCGTTACCGGAATGGTGATGAACCTTGAGGAAGATTCGGTAGGCGTTGTTCTTTTCGGCAATGACACCGGCGTTAAAGAAGGGGACGAGGTAAAAAGAACGGGCAGGGTTGCGGAAGTGCCGGTTGGCCCCGAGCTTTTGGGCCGCGTTGTGGATGCACTTGGCCGACCGATTGACGGCAAAGGGCCGATAAAGACTGACAAATTCGGGGCGGTTGAAAAGATAGCCCCTGGCGTTATCGAGAGGAAATCGGTGCATGAGCCGCTTCAGACAGGAATTATGGCGATAGACTCCATGATCCCAGTCGGAAGAGGACAAAGGGAGCTGATAATCGGCGACCGTCAGACAGGAAAGACAGCTATTGCCATTGACACGATAATCAACCAGAAGGGTCTGGATGTTAAATGTATTTATGTCGGTATTGGTCAGAAAAGATCGACGATAGCCCAGGTGCATAAGAAGCTTGAGGAGTCGGGCGCGATGGAGTACACGACCATCGTTTCCGCTACAGCCTCCGAGCCGGCGCCGCTCCTTTACATAGCCCCTTTCGCGGGTTGCGCGATAGGCGAATGGTTCATGGAAAACGGCCAGCATGCGCTAATCATTTACGATGATCTTTCAAAGCAGGCTGCCGCTTATCGCCAGCTTTCACTCCTCCTGAGGAGACCGCCCGGACGCGAAGCGTACCCTGGAGACGTTTTCTATCTCCATTCGAGGCTCCTCGAAAGGGCGGCGAAACTGAACGATGCGAAAGGGGCAGGTTCGCTTACCGCGTTGCCGATCATCGAAACGCAGGCAGGCGACGTTTCAGCCTACATCCCGACAAACGTAATATCGATCACCGACGGGCAGATATACCTTGAAACCGACCTCTTCTTCTCGGGCGTAAGACCTGCGGTTAACGTGGGCCTTTCTGTTTCGCGCGTAGGTGGTGCGGCTCAGATAAAAGCGATGAAAAAGGTCGCGGGTACACTCAGGATGAGCCTCGCGCAGTACCGTGAGCTTGCGGCATTTGCGCAGTTCGGCTCCGACCTCGATGCGGCGACACAGTCTCAGTTGAACAGGGGTGAACGTCTGGTGGAGATACTGAAACAGAAGCAGTATTCCCCGTATCCTGTTGAACGGCAGGTTGCTGTCATTTACGTGGCAAGCAAGGGGTTCCTCGACGATGTGGCAACGGATAAGATTCAGGAGTTTTCAGC